In Paenibacillus dendritiformis, the DNA window TCCTGCTTGCCTTGTTCCTGGCACCAGTGATTGCCCTGATTCCGGGACCGGCTACGGCGGCGGCGCTGATTGTCGTCGGCGTTCTGATGATGCAAGCCGTGCGCGAGATCAACTTCAATGACCTGGTCATCGGCATTCCGGCGTTCATGACGATTACGTTCATGCCATTCACGTACAGCATTGCGAACGGAATCTCCTTCGGTATTCTCGGCTATGTGCTGCTGGCCTTCGTCGCGAACGTATTCGGCAAAGGCGAGCAAAAATATAAAATTCATTGGCTGATGTGGATTTTGTTCGTCCTCGTCATTCTCCGCTACGTGTTCATGGGCGGACATTAATAGATGCAGCGCACCGGCGGCATGCATATGGCATCGTCCGTGCAGCAGAAGTTATACCAGCCGTTCATCGGCTTCATCCAAGACTCGCATCCAGGAGGAACTCACTTCATGAAAAAACTCGCAACGACTCTCGCTATGATACTTGCCCTGGGCACGCTGCTCGCAGCCTGCTCCGGCGGCAACAATGCCGAAGGAGGCAAGGACAAGCCGACGGAATTGGTCATCTCGACATGGGGATTTGCCGAAGATGCAATGAAGAAGAACCTGTATGAGCCGTTCGAGAAGCAATACAATGTCAAGATCGTCACCGAGATTGGCAACAACACCGACCGCCTCAACAAAATCCGCCAGGGCAGCTCGAAGGTCGACCTGATTTACTTGTCTGACTATTACGCGCTGCAGGGCATCGAGGAAGGGCTGTTCGAGAAGATCGATCGCAAGAACATCCCGAATATCGACAACCTGTACGATATCGCCAAGGCCCCGCTTGGCCAAGACTACGGACCGGCACATACGGTCGCGCAGCTCGGCCTCGTCTACAACGCGGATGAGGTGAAGGAGCCGGTGGAATCCTGGGAGGATCTGTGGAAGCCGGCGTTCCAGAACAAGCTCGCGCTGCCGAATATTACGATTACGACCGGCCCGATGCTGATCGATATGGCGGCCAAGCATGGGGGCAGCATGGATATGGCCACCGACGCGGCCTTCAAGGCGCTGCAAGAGATCAATCCGGGCGTCGTGAAATATTACTCCAAGTCGGCCGATCTCGTGAACATGTTCGCGCAGGGCGAGGTCGTGATCGCGCCGATGCAGGACACGTTCTATGGCAGTGTCTCGGAGGCGGTGCCGTCGGCCAAGTTCGTGACGCCGAAGGAAGGCGCGTATGCGCTGCTGAACACGGTCAACGTCGTCAAAGGATCGAAGAACAAGGAATTGGCTGAGAAATTCATCAACTGGCATCTGAGCCAGGAGGTGCAGCAAGCCAATGCGCTCGATCGGGTCGATTCACCGACCAACAAGCTCGTCACCTTGACGGAAGAGCAAGCCACAGGCATGACCTACGGTGCAGACGTCGTCGAGAACCTGAAGACATTGGATTTGCGCAAGGTGAATCAAGAGATGGCAGACTGGATCGACCGCTGGAACCGGGAGATCGAGTAGGCCGGGATGTATAGAAGGTAGGGAGGGCTGCTGGAATACGCACCCTCTTTTTTATTCCACCCTAGCGGATTACAAGCCAAGACAACAGGAGAACACAACCTATGAAAAAACGATTTTTGTGGCTGCTGCTGCTGCCGGGACTTCTGTTCCTTACCGTTTTTATGATTATTCCGATCTTTCTGACGATCGGGTCCACCTTTTTCAATGAAGGGCAGTTCACGATTCAAGGCTATGTCAAGCTGCTCGGTGATCCGTATATTTTGAAAATTTTGCTGACGACCCTGGAAGTCAGCCTCGTGACGACCGCCGCCTGCATCCTTATCGGGTTCCCGACGGCCTATTACATTTCCAAAAAGAAGGCCCGGCTCAAAGGCATCCTGCTGGCCCTGGCGCTGTTCCCGATGCTGACGAGCGCCATTGTCCGTTCGTTCAGCTGGATGGTGATTCTCGGCAAAAACGGGATCGTCAACAACCTGCTTACCGGCATCGGCCTTGTGGACGAACCCTTGAAAATATTGTACACCCCGGCGGCCATGATGATTGGCCTGATCCATCTGTTCCTGCCGCTCATGATCATCTCGCTCGTCGGAGTGATGGAGAACATCGACGGCGATCTGCTGCGCGCCTCCGAGAGTCTCGGCGCCTCGCGCCTCAAAGGCTTCATGAGCATCATCGTGCCGCTGTGCGTGCCCGGGCTCATCGTGGGCAGCATTCTCGTCTTCGTCGGCAGCCTGACGGCCTATACGACGCCTCAGCTGCTGGGAGGGAAGCAGCGCGTCATCGCCACGTTCCTCTATCAGAACGCGATGACGCTCAATGATTGGACGATGGCATCCATTATCGCCACAGTGATGATTGTCGTCACGTTCATCATCATCGGATTGATGAACCAGCTGGCGCGCAAATTGAATCCGAAGGGGTAACGAACATGAAGGACACACATCGCGGACTCGCCCTGTTTACGGCTCTCGTCTTTCTCTTTTTGCTGGGGCCGCTGCTTATCATTATGGCTACATCGTTCGGAGACAGCTCCGTGCTCCGATTTCCGCCGGAAGGATTCTCCTTCCGCTGGTACCGCAACATTTTCGACGTCGAGATGTTTATGACGACGTTCAAGGTGACGATTGTCGTCGCCTTGGCGGGCAACCTCATCGCGCTTCTTATCGGCGTTCCCGCCGCCTATGCCCTCAGCCGCTTCCATTTCCGGGGCAAAGGGCTGCTCAATTCGATTTTCATATCGCCCATCCTGATACCGGGCGTCGTGCTCGGCTTCACGATGCTGAAATATTTGGTCGTTCAGTTCCAATTGCCGATCTACACCAGCCTGTTAATCGGGCATATCGTTCTGATGCTGCCGTTCATCATTCGCGTCATCGCATCGAGCTTGTCGAACTTCGACTATGCGGTCGAGGAAGCGTCCATGAGTCTGGGCGCCAGCCGCCTGAAGACCTTCTTCACGGTCGTCCTGCCGAATATCCGATCGGGACTGATCGCGGGTGTATTGCTCGCGTTCCTCGAATCGTTCAACAACGTCGACATCTCGGTGTTCATGACCGGACCGGGGGTCAGCACGCTGCCGATTCAGATGCTGACCTATGTCGAGAACTATTTCGACCCGACCATTGCAGCTATCTCGGTGCTGCTGATGGTCGTGACGGCCCTGCTGATGTTCTTGATCGAGCGCCTGATGGGACTCTCCTACTTCACGAAAAATAACTAGCATAAACGGAGGCCTGACGACCATGGAATACCTATCATTGCAAAATATATCAGTAGCTTATGAAAAAAATACGATCTTGAAAGATTTCTCGCTAAATATTCAGGAAGGGGAGCTTATCTCCCTGCTTGGCCCTTCGGGCTGCGGCAAGACGACGACGCTCCGCCTTATCGCGGGCTTCCTGGAGGCGAAGGACGGCAAGTTCATGTTCAAGGGCAAGGATTACACGAAGATGCCGGTGAACAAGCGGAACTTCGGCTTCGTCTTCCAGAGCTATGCGCTGTTCCCGCATATGACCGTGTTCGACAATGTCGCTTACGGCCTGCGCCTGCGGAAGGTCGACAAGGCCGAGATCGGGAAGCGCGTCCTCGCCATGCTGGAGATCGTCAATCTGAAGGGCTTCGAGAAGCGCTTCCCGGGCGAGCTCTCCGGCGGCCAGCGCCAGCGCGTCGCGATTGCCCGCGCGCTCGTCATCGAGCCGGATCTGCTGCTGTTCGATGAGCCGCTCAGCAACCTGGACGCCAATCTGCGCGTCAACATGCGCGTCGAGATCCGGCGCATTCAGAAGCAGCTTGGCATTACTACCGTCTATGTCTCGCATGATCAGGAGGAATGCTTCTCGATCTCGGACAAGGTGGCGATAATGAACAAAGGCATCATCGAGCAATTGGACGCCCCGGCGAACATCTACAAATACCCGGCCACCGAATTCGTCGCCCGCTTCATCGGGTTCAACAACTTCATCGAATTCGGCAGCATGAAGCAGGACGGCAACCTTATCACCCTCGAAGGGGAAGGGAACGTGCGGCTTCAGGTCGTCCACCGCTCGGGACACCCGATCACCGATGCGATGAAAGGCGCCATCCGGCCCGATGATCTCATCGTGCTGGCCGAAGGCGAACTGAGCGGCTTCGCGGACAGCGGCGCAGATGAACTGAACGGCCCATCCGTCAGCGGCGCAGATGAACTGAACGGCTTCTTCGAGAACAGCGCTGGCGGGCTGAATGGGACCGCTGGCAAGGCTGCTGGAGCGATGGCTCGACCTATAGGAGGCCTCACCTCCGAGGAGCTGGCGGCAGGCTGGAACACGATTCCCGGCCGTATCAAAATCAGCACCTTCCTCGGACGGAGCTATCAATACGTCGTAGAGACGGCTCTTGGCGACTTCACCGTTAACCGGGAAATGGAGCAGCCGTTCGATCGCGGCACGGCGGTCAAGCTGGTGCTGCCGAAGGAAAAAGTCGTGCTGGTTCGCGCCGAAGCGTAAGCGTGCGAGAGAACATATATCCCTGCCAATGAACCGTTACTGCCGTCCGTCTGACTGGCGATTTACGAGAGAACGGGGACAACAAGGAGAGTGCAGCCATGAAGATCGATTTGTTGATAAAAGAAGTGCAAGTGTTCAACGTATACTTGAAGCGGTTCGTGCCAGGCAATGTCGCGGTGCTCGACGGGCGCTGCCTGTATGCCGGCCAGCGCGGAGAAGAGACATTCGAGGCGGCGCAGACAGTGGAAGGCCGCGGGCGCTATCTGATTCCGGGCCTGGTCGATATCCATCTGCATATCGAGAGCACGATGGTGACGCCGCATACGTTTTCGCACGGAATTATTCGCAACGGCGTGACGACCATCGTCTCCGAGCCGCATGAGATGGCCAATGTATTTGGTCTCGAGGGCGTGCAGGAAATGATCCGGGCCAGCGAAGGCTGCGCCGCCGATATTTTGTACGCCATTCCGAGCTCGGTTCCATCCACGCCGCTGGAGACGGCGGGCGGCGAGATCGATATCGAGCATATCGATGCGCTGCTGCAGGAAGAGCGGGTCGTCTGCCTCGGGGAGATCATGAACTCGGTCGACGTGCTCCGCGATCCGGACTGCAAGACGAACCGTATCCTCAATCATGTCCGCTCGAACTATCCGAAGCTGGTCATCGAGGGGCATACGCCGAAGAAGCTGGTCGACTTGGAACTGGCCCGCTTCATGTTCGCGGGCGTCGATTCCGACCATACCGAACAGGCCCCGGCCAGCATGCGCGACCGGTTGGCGAACGGCATGTTCCTGGAGATTCAGGAGAAGTCGATGACGCCGGACATTATGAAGATTTTGATAGAGGAAGACGTAGCGGAGCTGTTCTGCTTCGTTACGGATGACGTCATGGCCGATTCCTTCGTCCAGGACGGGCACCTGAACCATATCGTGCGCAAGGCGATCGCGATGGGGATGGCGCCGGAGCGGGCAATCTACGCGGCGACCTACACGCCGGCCCGGCGCATGCAACTGCATGACCGCGGCGCCATCGCTCCGAACAAGACGGCGGACTTCGTCCTGCTCAGCAATCTGGAGCAGTTCACGATCGACGCCGTATACAAGAACGGGCGGCTGGCATATGAAGCCGGAGCGCCTTACAAGCAAGCGGAAGCCGCTCGCCGCTTCCCGGCCCATTTCTATCGCAGCGTCCAGCTTGCCGAGATGACCGCGGCCGACTTCGAGGTCCGGATCGAAGCCGAGGACGGGACCCATACGTGCCGCGTCATGGAAGTCGTGAACGGCACGACGAATACGAACGAGCTGCACAAGCCGGTCGAGGCAGCTGACGGCCGTCTCCAATGGGAGGCCAGCCCGTACGGGCTCATCGCGACATTCGAGCGCTATGGCAAGAACGGCAACCGCGCATATGGCCTGATTACCGGCAATACCATTAAGCGCGGCGCCATCGCGACGACAAATTCGCATGACAACCACAACCTGCTCGTCGTCGGCCACTCCCCCGAGGATATGGCGCTTGCCGCCAACACGGTCATTGCCGATCAAGGCGGCTTCTGCGTCGTCGAGGACGGCAAGGTCATCGCTCATGTGCCGCTCCCGGTCGGCGGCATTCTGTCGGAGCAGCCGCTCGACCAATTCGGCCCGGCCGTGAAGCGGCTGCGCGAAGCGATGGAGTCCCTCGGTTATGAGCACTATAACCCGATTATGTCTCTCAGCACGCACTCGCTTCCGGTCAGCCCTTCGCTCAAAATTACCGATCTCGGACTGATCGACGTGGAAGCCGGGGCCGTTGTACCGTTGCTGGTCGAGAAAGAATAGTGTCCAATCCGGCAACGGGTCGCGATCTTGATACTGTACTCGCCTTCCTTAGGAAGCATGCATGACGCGTTGTGGGCAACCATCGTCTAGGGTACACATCACACTAACAGCCCGCTCGCATGACTGCCAGAAGCCCCCGCCGGCTGACAATTGATGTCGGCCGGCGTTTTTATTCGGATTTTGCTTTAAGCTAGCTGACGCTTTTAGGCTGTTGCAGTTAAGCTGATCTTTTGAGCTGATGCTTTTGAGCTGACGTGTTGGGATGTCACTTTTGAGCTGACGCTGTTGGGATGACACTGTTGGGCTGACGCTTTTAGGCTGATGCTGCTGGGTTTAACACTGTTTACGTTGAGGTGCTTCAGCCAGCCGGCCACTGGTTGTGTCTGTAGGTGTATTGCATTATCTAAATATCGCTACATCCCTATGATGAGTGCGCCCTCTTCCTAGTCCCAGTGCTAGTTCCCGCCTTAAGATCAGAATCCCACTCGCTCAGGGTTCCTTCACATCATTCACAACCGATTTCTCGAGCTTCTATCGTTCGTTCTTATGCTGATTATCCCAACCGCTCAGGGTGCGAGAAGGTGGCCCGGCAGATTCCTCCCTTTCAGGACTACGCCCAATCCTCCGAATGAATGATTCAACGTTACATATACACCCTTTCGACCTTATAATAATCCTCCCAACGACTCAGGTATGCCCTGCGATCCAATGGCGGTTTCCCAAAGACTTAGGTGTTCCCTGGGAACCAATGGCGGTTTCCCAACGACTCAGGTATGCCCCGCGATCCAATGGCAGTCTCCGAAATCCTTAAGGTTTTTCTTCAACCCTAAGATGCGTCTCTTGAAATCTACCCCCAGTGATGCATCCCAACGACTCAGGATTTTCCGGTGCCCCTGCGTCCTGCTATGATTCTCCTGCTATGATTCATTTATCTGTTTAGCTGTTTTTCTTGACCAACGATGAATTAGTTGACGATTCAGGTCTTCCCTGCAATTTTGCGGCCTAACGATGAATTTCCCAATCCTTCAGGGGAACTTCAAGACTTCATGAAAGCCAATTCACCCACTGGGCGAGGGCTTCAAATCTTTCTCTTTATTGGAGACGTGCTATAAAAGAAAAGTGTAATTCCATTGACACCCTTGACTTGGGAACAAATGTTTGGTATCCTTCATATAGGAACATACGTTTGTGGTCCTGGATATTTAAAGGGGGGCGCTGTGGTGGAAGACTTGTTGGGTGCTGGAACTTTGGGGGAAGTGATGAACCGATTTCCAACGGAGGCATCTTGTATTCCTGTTCTGTTCTCGTTCAAATGGCCTCAAGGCTTCCGCTGCCCGAATTGCAGGCATCCCAAGGCTTACTTTATTCGTACACGGCGGCTTCCTCTATATGAATGCGGCTCTTGCCGCCATCAGACATCCCTCACGGCAGGAACGATTTTTGAAGGCAGCAGAACCTCGTTGCGGAAGTGGATTGCGGCAATTTGGCTCGTCTCTAATCCAAAGGAAGGCATTAATGCGGTCCGCTTGCGCTCGATTATTGATGTCACTTACAAGACGGCA includes these proteins:
- a CDS encoding ABC transporter substrate-binding protein, giving the protein MKKLATTLAMILALGTLLAACSGGNNAEGGKDKPTELVISTWGFAEDAMKKNLYEPFEKQYNVKIVTEIGNNTDRLNKIRQGSSKVDLIYLSDYYALQGIEEGLFEKIDRKNIPNIDNLYDIAKAPLGQDYGPAHTVAQLGLVYNADEVKEPVESWEDLWKPAFQNKLALPNITITTGPMLIDMAAKHGGSMDMATDAAFKALQEINPGVVKYYSKSADLVNMFAQGEVVIAPMQDTFYGSVSEAVPSAKFVTPKEGAYALLNTVNVVKGSKNKELAEKFINWHLSQEVQQANALDRVDSPTNKLVTLTEEQATGMTYGADVVENLKTLDLRKVNQEMADWIDRWNREIE
- a CDS encoding ABC transporter permease; translated protein: MKKRFLWLLLLPGLLFLTVFMIIPIFLTIGSTFFNEGQFTIQGYVKLLGDPYILKILLTTLEVSLVTTAACILIGFPTAYYISKKKARLKGILLALALFPMLTSAIVRSFSWMVILGKNGIVNNLLTGIGLVDEPLKILYTPAAMMIGLIHLFLPLMIISLVGVMENIDGDLLRASESLGASRLKGFMSIIVPLCVPGLIVGSILVFVGSLTAYTTPQLLGGKQRVIATFLYQNAMTLNDWTMASIIATVMIVVTFIIIGLMNQLARKLNPKG
- a CDS encoding ABC transporter permease, whose product is MKDTHRGLALFTALVFLFLLGPLLIIMATSFGDSSVLRFPPEGFSFRWYRNIFDVEMFMTTFKVTIVVALAGNLIALLIGVPAAYALSRFHFRGKGLLNSIFISPILIPGVVLGFTMLKYLVVQFQLPIYTSLLIGHIVLMLPFIIRVIASSLSNFDYAVEEASMSLGASRLKTFFTVVLPNIRSGLIAGVLLAFLESFNNVDISVFMTGPGVSTLPIQMLTYVENYFDPTIAAISVLLMVVTALLMFLIERLMGLSYFTKNN
- a CDS encoding adenine deaminase; translation: MKIDLLIKEVQVFNVYLKRFVPGNVAVLDGRCLYAGQRGEETFEAAQTVEGRGRYLIPGLVDIHLHIESTMVTPHTFSHGIIRNGVTTIVSEPHEMANVFGLEGVQEMIRASEGCAADILYAIPSSVPSTPLETAGGEIDIEHIDALLQEERVVCLGEIMNSVDVLRDPDCKTNRILNHVRSNYPKLVIEGHTPKKLVDLELARFMFAGVDSDHTEQAPASMRDRLANGMFLEIQEKSMTPDIMKILIEEDVAELFCFVTDDVMADSFVQDGHLNHIVRKAIAMGMAPERAIYAATYTPARRMQLHDRGAIAPNKTADFVLLSNLEQFTIDAVYKNGRLAYEAGAPYKQAEAARRFPAHFYRSVQLAEMTAADFEVRIEAEDGTHTCRVMEVVNGTTNTNELHKPVEAADGRLQWEASPYGLIATFERYGKNGNRAYGLITGNTIKRGAIATTNSHDNHNLLVVGHSPEDMALAANTVIADQGGFCVVEDGKVIAHVPLPVGGILSEQPLDQFGPAVKRLREAMESLGYEHYNPIMSLSTHSLPVSPSLKITDLGLIDVEAGAVVPLLVEKE
- a CDS encoding ABC transporter ATP-binding protein, whose protein sequence is MEYLSLQNISVAYEKNTILKDFSLNIQEGELISLLGPSGCGKTTTLRLIAGFLEAKDGKFMFKGKDYTKMPVNKRNFGFVFQSYALFPHMTVFDNVAYGLRLRKVDKAEIGKRVLAMLEIVNLKGFEKRFPGELSGGQRQRVAIARALVIEPDLLLFDEPLSNLDANLRVNMRVEIRRIQKQLGITTVYVSHDQEECFSISDKVAIMNKGIIEQLDAPANIYKYPATEFVARFIGFNNFIEFGSMKQDGNLITLEGEGNVRLQVVHRSGHPITDAMKGAIRPDDLIVLAEGELSGFADSGADELNGPSVSGADELNGFFENSAGGLNGTAGKAAGAMARPIGGLTSEELAAGWNTIPGRIKISTFLGRSYQYVVETALGDFTVNREMEQPFDRGTAVKLVLPKEKVVLVRAEA